A genomic window from Arthrobacter sp. FW305-BF8 includes:
- the pstC gene encoding phosphate ABC transporter permease subunit PstC — translation MTTTSLTSSRGAGRAGDKVFSGAALAAGCLILAVLFGVALFLVIQAIPAFTAPAADIQGGEGFFAYIWPIVVGTLIAAIIALAIATPVSIGVALFISHFAPRGLASGLGYVIDLLAAIPSVVYGAWGAAFLAPQISPAYGWLATNMGWLPIFQGPASATGKTILTAGIVLSVMVIPIITSLSREIFLQTPKLHEEAALALGATRWEMIKMSVLPFARPGIISAVMLGLGRALGETMAVALVLSSGALTASLIQSGNQTIAAEIALNFPEASGLKVSTLIAAGLVLFVITLAVNMLARWIISRHKEFSGAN, via the coding sequence ATGACCACCACCTCCCTGACCAGTTCCCGAGGCGCCGGCCGCGCCGGGGACAAAGTCTTCTCCGGAGCGGCCCTGGCGGCAGGCTGCCTGATCCTTGCCGTTCTTTTCGGCGTGGCGCTCTTCCTTGTCATCCAGGCGATTCCCGCCTTCACCGCCCCCGCCGCGGACATCCAAGGCGGGGAAGGCTTCTTCGCCTACATCTGGCCAATCGTCGTCGGCACCCTCATTGCTGCCATCATCGCCCTGGCCATCGCCACGCCGGTGTCCATCGGAGTTGCCCTCTTCATCTCTCACTTCGCCCCTCGCGGCCTCGCGTCCGGCCTCGGCTACGTCATTGACCTGCTCGCCGCGATCCCCTCCGTGGTTTACGGTGCCTGGGGCGCGGCCTTCCTGGCCCCCCAGATTTCGCCCGCGTACGGCTGGCTCGCCACCAACATGGGCTGGCTGCCCATCTTCCAGGGACCTGCCTCCGCCACCGGCAAAACCATCCTGACAGCCGGCATCGTGCTGTCCGTCATGGTCATCCCCATCATCACGTCGCTGTCCCGCGAGATCTTCCTGCAGACCCCCAAGCTTCACGAGGAAGCGGCCCTCGCACTGGGCGCCACGCGCTGGGAAATGATCAAGATGTCGGTGCTGCCCTTCGCGCGACCGGGCATCATCAGTGCCGTCATGCTGGGCCTCGGCCGCGCCCTGGGCGAAACCATGGCAGTGGCGCTCGTGCTGTCCTCCGGCGCACTCACCGCCAGCCTGATCCAGTCCGGCAACCAGACCATCGCCGCCGAGATCGCCCTGAACTTCCCCGAGGCCAGCGGCCTCAAGGTGAGCACCCTGATCGCCGCGGGCCTGGTTCTGTTCGTGATCACCCTCGCCGTCAACATGCTCGCCCGGTGGATCATCAGCCGGCACAAAGAATTCTCGGGAGCCAATTAA
- a CDS encoding inorganic phosphate transporter has protein sequence MTLFIFVLVVLLSAAFAFINGFRDVSTSVALAVRTRALTPTIAVLLAALFNLIGALLSAGLAVAISQNWVALPPGNSGLTIIAAGLASACAWGIFLWWRGVPSSSTHALVGGLAGAGTASAVVGGNSVGGVDQSLLFQVILPLALSPVVAFIAAYLLVFPVTWAARYTQPSVVNKRFRAAQSIAAGAVAFGHGLQDGQRVSAVLILALLAAGYSDGGSLPMWVALLSAVMITVGTLFGGWRISHTIGYRLTRIDPLRGVVAQGFSALLLFIGAIGLHWPVSTTHTVTSAVLGAGENQQFATSHRKLVTRILSLWVLTPAATAAGAFVLELALSPLIGV, from the coding sequence GTGACGCTGTTCATCTTCGTCCTGGTGGTTCTCCTCAGCGCGGCATTTGCCTTCATCAACGGCTTCCGGGATGTGTCCACGTCCGTTGCCCTGGCCGTGCGGACGCGTGCCCTGACCCCCACCATCGCCGTCCTGCTGGCCGCCCTTTTCAACCTCATAGGCGCCTTGCTCAGCGCCGGACTGGCCGTGGCGATTAGCCAGAACTGGGTGGCCCTTCCTCCCGGGAACAGCGGCCTGACCATCATCGCCGCCGGCCTCGCCAGTGCGTGTGCCTGGGGTATTTTCCTGTGGTGGCGTGGCGTTCCGTCCTCCTCCACGCATGCCCTGGTGGGCGGACTTGCGGGTGCCGGAACCGCCAGCGCGGTGGTGGGCGGCAACTCCGTGGGCGGGGTGGACCAGTCACTCCTCTTCCAAGTGATCCTCCCCTTGGCCCTCTCGCCGGTTGTAGCCTTCATCGCCGCCTACCTGCTGGTCTTTCCCGTGACCTGGGCCGCGCGCTACACCCAGCCGAGCGTGGTCAACAAGCGTTTCCGGGCTGCGCAGTCGATCGCCGCCGGCGCCGTGGCCTTTGGCCACGGCCTGCAGGACGGCCAGCGGGTCAGCGCAGTGCTCATCCTGGCACTGCTGGCGGCCGGCTATTCCGACGGCGGCTCGCTTCCGATGTGGGTGGCCCTGCTCTCCGCAGTGATGATCACGGTGGGCACGCTGTTCGGCGGCTGGCGCATCTCGCACACCATTGGCTACCGGCTCACGCGCATCGATCCGCTGCGCGGCGTGGTGGCCCAGGGCTTCAGCGCGCTCCTGCTGTTTATTGGCGCCATCGGGCTCCACTGGCCGGTTTCCACTACCCACACGGTCACGTCCGCCGTGCTCGGCGCGGGGGAAAACCAGCAGTTCGCCACCAGCCACCGCAAGCTGGTCACCCGGATCCTGTCGCTGTGGGTCCTGACGCCGGCAGCCACCGCCGCGGGCGCCTTCGTCCTGGAGCTGGCGCTCTCCCCACTGATCGGCGTCTGA
- a CDS encoding flavin reductase family protein, with amino-acid sequence METSGPLDARQLGEGPPSDSDVDLYRRLSSDLTAGVAVVSTRLRNRDYAATVSGFLSVSYDPPTMLVSLFAESRIGEAVEEAGTWALSVLSGKHQGTATWLASPGTPLHGLLAQVPFRRGPATGSAIIDGCLAYFELRTVSVHPAATHLLVVGEVVAMGSGAAPSEVPDPLVHFGSEFRRLAP; translated from the coding sequence ATGGAAACTTCGGGGCCGCTGGACGCGCGGCAATTGGGCGAGGGGCCGCCGTCGGATTCCGACGTGGACCTGTACCGCAGGCTGAGTTCGGACCTCACCGCCGGCGTCGCCGTGGTTTCCACCCGGCTGCGGAACAGGGACTACGCCGCGACGGTCAGCGGCTTCCTCTCGGTGTCCTACGACCCGCCCACCATGCTGGTCAGCCTGTTCGCGGAATCCCGCATTGGTGAAGCGGTGGAGGAAGCGGGGACGTGGGCACTCAGCGTGCTGTCCGGCAAGCACCAGGGCACGGCGACGTGGCTGGCGAGTCCGGGGACGCCGCTGCACGGACTGCTCGCGCAGGTGCCTTTCCGGCGCGGGCCGGCCACGGGATCGGCGATCATTGACGGCTGCCTGGCCTATTTTGAGCTGCGCACCGTTTCTGTCCATCCTGCCGCCACCCACCTGCTTGTTGTGGGCGAGGTGGTGGCGATGGGTAGTGGGGCCGCACCGTCCGAGGTTCCGGATCCGCTGGTGCATTTCGGCTCGGAGTTCCGCCGGCTGGCGCCGTAA
- a CDS encoding LacI family DNA-binding transcriptional regulator: MAVTMNEVARAAGVSLKTVSNVLNNYEFIRPATRQKVLDAIAELGYEANLTARSLRSGKSRMLGLVVSDLSVPYYAELASRLMTVAAARDYRVLVEQSAAARANELSALQGSLSQLTDGLLFTPLVLDADAVAAARRGTKPLVMLGEHIDDPRFDQVTMKNVGAARAMTAHLLAGGRRRIAVIGASPGDRAGSPGLRLAGYREALAEAGVDFDPALIVPAEWRRDGGASAVARLLEGGQPFDAVFGLNDALALGAMHELLLRGVRVPEDAAVAGFDDIDEARFSSPSLTTVAPGMNEIAERSVQLLIDRIEGTEKAAGGVHAEAEFELRIRASAPLEPR; this comes from the coding sequence ATGGCCGTGACAATGAACGAGGTTGCCCGCGCGGCCGGAGTTTCCCTGAAAACTGTGTCGAACGTGCTCAACAACTATGAGTTCATCAGGCCAGCCACACGGCAGAAAGTGCTGGACGCCATCGCCGAGCTCGGGTACGAGGCTAACCTGACCGCGCGGAGCCTAAGGTCCGGAAAGTCCCGCATGCTGGGCCTGGTGGTGTCCGACCTTTCCGTGCCCTATTACGCGGAGCTCGCTTCCCGGCTGATGACGGTGGCAGCAGCCCGGGATTACCGCGTGCTGGTGGAGCAGTCGGCGGCGGCTCGGGCCAACGAGCTGAGTGCCCTGCAGGGATCCCTCAGCCAGCTGACGGACGGGCTCCTGTTCACTCCGTTGGTGCTCGACGCGGACGCTGTGGCCGCGGCCCGGCGCGGCACCAAGCCCCTCGTGATGCTGGGCGAACACATCGACGACCCCCGGTTCGACCAAGTCACCATGAAGAACGTGGGAGCGGCAAGGGCCATGACTGCACACCTGCTGGCGGGGGGCCGGCGTCGTATTGCGGTGATAGGTGCTTCCCCTGGGGACCGTGCCGGTTCGCCCGGCCTTCGGCTGGCCGGATACCGGGAGGCGCTGGCCGAGGCTGGAGTCGACTTTGACCCGGCCCTGATTGTGCCTGCCGAGTGGCGCCGTGACGGGGGCGCATCCGCGGTGGCCAGGCTGCTCGAAGGCGGCCAGCCGTTCGACGCCGTCTTTGGACTCAACGACGCCCTGGCCCTGGGTGCGATGCACGAACTGCTGCTCCGCGGCGTGAGGGTGCCCGAGGACGCCGCCGTGGCCGGGTTCGACGACATCGATGAGGCGCGGTTCTCGTCCCCGTCGCTGACCACTGTTGCTCCCGGCATGAACGAGATCGCTGAGCGGTCCGTGCAGCTGCTGATCGACCGGATCGAGGGGACCGAGAAGGCCGCCGGGGGCGTGCACGCGGAAGCGGAATTCGAATTGCGAATCCGGGCCTCGGCCCCCCTAGAGCCGCGGTAG
- a CDS encoding DUF47 domain-containing protein gives MKLRLFPQEPAGLNLLSQLARQIVFASATMAEILGAPATEHHRLVEDMHNHEAKSAELHFALLTHMRTSFVNPLPREDMYALSQSLNEAIEKLDAAAELVALYNLDRLPKRAADQLEIISRQAELTADAMRRLNNLDDLEDYWIEVLRLAKRAERTHRVWVADMLKEMKSAQYARNRDIANQLVDVTKDMRRIATQVGSIIVKES, from the coding sequence ATGAAGCTGCGCCTTTTTCCCCAGGAGCCCGCAGGCCTGAACCTACTTTCGCAGCTGGCCCGGCAGATAGTTTTCGCCAGCGCCACCATGGCGGAAATCCTCGGCGCGCCGGCCACCGAGCACCACCGGCTGGTGGAGGACATGCACAACCACGAGGCAAAGTCGGCCGAGCTGCACTTCGCCCTCCTGACGCACATGCGCACCAGCTTTGTGAATCCGCTCCCCCGCGAGGACATGTATGCCCTCTCGCAAAGCCTGAACGAAGCCATTGAAAAGCTGGACGCCGCCGCCGAGCTGGTGGCGCTCTACAACCTGGACCGGCTGCCGAAACGCGCGGCCGACCAGCTTGAAATCATCAGCCGCCAGGCCGAGCTGACGGCTGACGCAATGCGCCGCCTGAACAATCTGGACGACCTTGAGGACTACTGGATCGAGGTCCTTCGTCTGGCCAAGCGGGCCGAACGCACGCACCGTGTCTGGGTCGCGGACATGCTCAAGGAAATGAAATCAGCTCAGTATGCCCGCAACCGGGACATCGCCAACCAGCTGGTCGACGTCACCAAGGACATGCGCCGGATCGCCACTCAGGTGGGCAGCATCATCGTCAAGGAATCCTGA
- the pstA gene encoding phosphate ABC transporter permease PstA, whose product MTSTLTPVRKRSALTKGQLPKYAPYVVLGVALVLGAAILALIGFNAFGWGVVSAILFAAGLVAWSAAVEGSRKAKDKLATCLVVGAFLIALLPLISVIWTVMVNGIPGLLNPGFLGTSMNGVTGVYDNRAAEGTGPVIGGIYHALIGTLQITLLATVISVPVGLLTAIYLVEYGNDRPLARAITFFVDVMTGIPSIVAGLFAAAFFFAVVGPGTKTGAVAAVALSVLMIPVVVRSSEEMLKIVPNELREAAYALGVRKWRTILKVVIPTAISGIASGVTLAIARVIGETAPILVTAGFATSINNNVFGGWMASLPTFIYTQILNPTSPSNPDPSSQRAWGAALVLIILVMLLNLGARLIARVFAPKTGRR is encoded by the coding sequence ATGACCTCCACCCTGACCCCGGTCCGCAAGCGGTCAGCCCTGACCAAGGGCCAACTGCCCAAGTACGCCCCTTACGTGGTCCTGGGCGTCGCGTTGGTCCTCGGAGCGGCCATCCTCGCCCTGATCGGCTTCAATGCCTTCGGCTGGGGAGTGGTCTCCGCCATCCTGTTCGCCGCAGGACTCGTCGCCTGGAGCGCCGCGGTTGAGGGGTCGCGCAAGGCCAAGGACAAGCTAGCCACCTGCCTCGTGGTGGGCGCATTCCTGATCGCCCTGCTGCCGCTGATCTCCGTCATTTGGACCGTCATGGTCAACGGCATCCCGGGCCTGCTCAACCCCGGCTTCCTGGGGACGTCGATGAACGGCGTCACCGGCGTGTACGACAACAGGGCGGCTGAAGGCACCGGGCCCGTTATCGGCGGCATCTACCACGCCCTCATCGGCACCCTGCAGATCACCCTGCTGGCCACCGTCATCTCCGTTCCGGTGGGCCTCCTGACGGCGATTTACCTCGTCGAGTACGGCAACGACCGGCCGCTGGCCCGCGCCATCACGTTCTTCGTGGACGTCATGACAGGCATCCCGTCCATCGTCGCCGGCCTCTTCGCTGCCGCGTTCTTCTTCGCGGTGGTGGGTCCCGGCACCAAGACCGGCGCCGTCGCCGCCGTCGCGCTGTCCGTGCTGATGATCCCGGTGGTGGTCCGCTCCAGCGAGGAAATGCTGAAGATCGTGCCCAACGAGCTCCGCGAGGCGGCCTACGCCCTGGGCGTCCGCAAGTGGCGGACCATCCTCAAGGTGGTCATTCCGACGGCGATCTCCGGCATTGCGTCCGGCGTCACCCTGGCGATCGCCCGGGTCATCGGCGAGACCGCGCCCATCCTGGTGACCGCAGGGTTTGCGACGAGCATCAACAACAACGTGTTCGGCGGGTGGATGGCGTCCCTGCCCACGTTCATCTACACGCAGATCCTGAACCCCACCTCCCCGTCCAACCCCGATCCGTCGTCGCAACGGGCATGGGGTGCGGCCCTGGTCCTCATCATCCTGGTGATGCTGCTCAACCTCGGCGCCCGCCTCATTGCCCGGGTCTTCGCCCCGAAGACAGGCCGCCGCTAG
- a CDS encoding glutamyl-tRNA reductase, with protein sequence MEFLARLGSGPVRITSGAIADVDGVAGAVVLATCNRFEVYCDVAPAADPDITRKRVLGVISTCSGISPVELERSLDCLTGTAMTEHLFSVGAGLDSAVVGEREIAGQLRRSLASAQEDGAASGALVRLFQAASRAAREVGSLTALGEAGRSMVSVALDLTQSKLERQGLSGLSVVVIGTGAYAGSTLALLAARACSAVSVFSWSGRAEAFASARGATGLAPEDLPAAVRGADVVIGCSGRGPRLSPEDFRSFRQGVPAPLVVVDLALSRDFEPKVGELPGLDLITLEHVRLASPREQTDVVHQAGELVRQAAMRFEEDRQARLLDPAIVALRGHMQSVLADEVARVKNQHGCTATAEAVEFALRRVVRQLLHVPTSRGRELAAAGRQDEYMAALETLFGLDLTAGAEAQAAAKGAFPEVKTGTLGCPAREHQGIVATEDALPAAS encoded by the coding sequence CTGGAGTTCCTGGCCCGGCTCGGTTCGGGACCCGTCCGTATTACTTCCGGCGCTATTGCGGACGTGGACGGCGTTGCGGGAGCAGTGGTGCTCGCCACGTGCAACCGGTTCGAAGTCTATTGCGACGTCGCTCCGGCCGCGGATCCGGACATCACCAGGAAGCGCGTGTTGGGTGTCATCAGCACATGTTCAGGCATTTCGCCCGTGGAACTCGAGCGGTCCCTTGACTGCCTGACCGGCACCGCCATGACCGAGCATCTCTTCTCGGTGGGCGCCGGCCTCGATTCGGCAGTAGTGGGCGAACGCGAAATCGCCGGCCAACTGCGCCGCTCCCTGGCCTCCGCACAGGAGGACGGAGCGGCCAGCGGCGCCCTGGTCCGGCTCTTCCAGGCGGCCTCCCGCGCCGCCCGCGAAGTTGGCTCGCTGACGGCCCTGGGTGAGGCAGGCCGCTCCATGGTGTCCGTTGCACTGGACCTCACCCAATCCAAGCTCGAACGCCAGGGCCTTTCCGGACTGTCCGTGGTGGTCATCGGCACCGGGGCCTACGCCGGCTCTACCCTTGCGCTCCTGGCGGCAAGGGCGTGTTCTGCGGTCTCCGTGTTTTCCTGGTCCGGACGGGCCGAGGCCTTCGCGTCAGCCCGGGGCGCCACCGGCCTGGCCCCCGAGGATCTGCCCGCTGCCGTCCGTGGAGCGGATGTGGTGATCGGCTGCAGCGGCCGCGGCCCCAGGCTCAGCCCGGAGGACTTTCGGAGCTTCCGGCAGGGCGTTCCCGCCCCGCTCGTCGTCGTCGATCTCGCCCTGAGCCGGGACTTTGAGCCGAAAGTAGGCGAACTGCCCGGGCTAGACCTCATCACGCTGGAGCATGTGCGGCTGGCCTCGCCGCGTGAACAAACCGACGTCGTCCACCAGGCCGGTGAGCTTGTCCGGCAGGCCGCCATGAGGTTTGAGGAGGACCGGCAGGCGCGGCTTCTGGATCCCGCGATCGTAGCGCTGCGTGGACACATGCAGTCGGTACTGGCTGATGAAGTGGCGCGGGTGAAGAACCAGCACGGCTGCACGGCCACGGCGGAAGCGGTCGAATTCGCCCTCCGGCGGGTAGTGCGGCAGCTCCTGCATGTGCCAACCTCGCGGGGGCGCGAACTGGCGGCAGCCGGCAGGCAGGACGAGTACATGGCTGCCCTCGAAACGCTGTTCGGGCTCGACCTGACGGCAGGGGCGGAAGCGCAGGCCGCAGCAAAGGGCGCCTTCCCGGAAGTGAAAACGGGCACGCTGGGCTGCCCGGCACGGGAGCATCAAGGCATTGTGGCCACGGAGGACGCCCTGCCGGCAGCAAGCTAG
- a CDS encoding primary-amine oxidase, which yields MTLSTTETASPFRLASAAEISEVQGILRSGGLLGPEKRIAYLGLLDPARGTGPDRGTGPARGTGTESDRRFRAFIHDVSGGRPQDVTVSVTSGTVISVVELDTAATGELPVLEEEFEVVEQLLATDGRWLKALAARNPDVSKVRVAPLSAGVFEYAEEKGRRILRGLAFVQEFPEDSAWAHPVDGLVAYVDVVSKEVTQVIDTGVFPIPAEHGNYTDPELTGPLRTTQKPISITQPEGPSFTVTGGNHIEWEKWSLDVGFDVREGVVLHNIGFRDGDRLRPIINRASIAEMVVPYGDPSPIRSWQNYFDTGEYLVGQFANSLELGCDCLGDITYLSPVISDAFGNPREIRNGICMHEEDWGILAKHSDLWSGINYTRRNRRMVISFFTTIGNYDYGFYWYLYLDGTIEFEAKATGIVFTSAFPEGGSDNISQLAPGLGAPFHQHIFSARLDMAIDGFTNRVEEEDVVRQAMGPGNERGNAFSRKRTLLTRESEAVREADARTGRSWIISNPESRNRLGEPVGYKLHSSNQPTLMADPESSISRRAAFATKDLWVTRYAEDERYPTGDFVNQHAGGAGLPAYIAQDRDIDGQDIVVWHTFGLTHFPRVEDWPIMPVDTVGFKLRPEGFFDRSPVLDVPANASQSGPHCHG from the coding sequence TGCCTCAGCCGCGGAGATCAGCGAGGTGCAGGGCATTCTCCGCTCGGGGGGTCTCCTTGGTCCGGAGAAGCGCATCGCCTACCTGGGCCTCCTTGACCCTGCCCGGGGAACCGGCCCTGACCGGGGAACCGGCCCTGCCCGGGGAACCGGAACAGAGTCGGACCGCCGTTTCCGGGCCTTCATCCACGACGTTTCGGGCGGCCGGCCCCAGGACGTCACCGTCTCGGTCACCAGCGGCACGGTTATCTCCGTCGTCGAACTCGACACTGCTGCCACCGGCGAACTGCCGGTCCTCGAAGAGGAGTTCGAGGTGGTGGAGCAGCTGCTGGCCACCGACGGGCGGTGGCTGAAAGCCCTTGCCGCACGGAACCCGGACGTCAGCAAGGTGCGCGTCGCACCGCTGTCCGCCGGCGTCTTCGAATACGCGGAGGAGAAGGGCCGCCGGATCCTGCGCGGGCTCGCCTTCGTGCAGGAGTTTCCGGAGGACAGCGCCTGGGCCCACCCGGTTGACGGGCTCGTGGCCTACGTGGACGTGGTCAGCAAGGAAGTCACCCAGGTGATCGACACGGGCGTGTTCCCCATCCCGGCAGAGCACGGCAACTACACCGATCCCGAGCTCACGGGCCCGCTCCGCACCACCCAGAAGCCCATCAGCATCACCCAGCCCGAAGGCCCCAGCTTCACGGTGACCGGCGGCAACCACATCGAGTGGGAGAAATGGAGCCTGGATGTTGGATTCGACGTCCGCGAGGGCGTGGTGCTGCACAACATCGGCTTCCGGGACGGGGACCGGCTACGGCCCATCATCAACCGCGCGTCGATCGCCGAGATGGTGGTCCCGTACGGTGACCCGTCCCCGATCAGGTCCTGGCAGAACTACTTCGATACGGGGGAGTACCTCGTGGGCCAGTTCGCCAACTCCCTCGAACTCGGCTGCGACTGCCTCGGCGACATCACCTACCTGAGCCCCGTCATCAGCGATGCCTTCGGCAACCCCCGCGAGATCCGCAACGGCATCTGCATGCACGAGGAGGACTGGGGCATCCTGGCCAAGCACAGCGACCTCTGGTCCGGCATCAACTACACCCGGCGGAACCGCCGCATGGTGATCTCCTTCTTCACCACCATCGGCAACTACGACTACGGCTTCTACTGGTACCTCTACCTCGACGGCACTATCGAATTCGAAGCCAAGGCCACCGGCATCGTCTTCACGTCCGCATTCCCGGAAGGCGGCTCGGACAACATCTCCCAGCTCGCACCGGGGCTCGGGGCCCCGTTCCACCAGCACATCTTCAGCGCCCGCCTCGACATGGCCATCGACGGCTTCACGAACCGGGTGGAGGAAGAGGACGTGGTCCGGCAGGCCATGGGCCCGGGCAACGAGCGCGGCAACGCCTTCTCCCGGAAGCGCACCCTGCTGACCCGCGAGTCCGAGGCTGTCCGCGAAGCTGACGCCCGCACCGGGCGTAGCTGGATCATCTCCAACCCCGAATCGCGGAACCGCCTGGGCGAGCCGGTGGGCTACAAGCTGCACTCCTCCAACCAGCCCACGCTGATGGCGGACCCAGAATCCTCCATTTCCCGGCGGGCCGCCTTTGCCACCAAGGACCTGTGGGTCACCCGCTACGCCGAGGACGAGCGCTACCCGACCGGAGACTTCGTCAACCAGCACGCCGGCGGCGCGGGCCTGCCCGCCTACATCGCCCAGGACCGCGACATCGACGGCCAGGACATCGTGGTGTGGCACACCTTCGGCCTGACCCACTTCCCGCGGGTGGAGGACTGGCCCATCATGCCGGTGGACACCGTCGGCTTCAAGCTCCGCCCCGAAGGCTTCTTCGACCGCAGCCCGGTCCTGGACGTCCCGGCCAACGCCAGCCAGTCCGGCCCTCACTGCCACGGCTAG
- the pstB gene encoding phosphate ABC transporter ATP-binding protein PstB, whose protein sequence is MSKRIDVKDLNVYYGNFLAVEDVSINIEAKSVTAFIGPSGCGKSTFLRTLNRMHEVLPGARVEGEVLLDGDNLYGPGVDPVTVRSQIGMVFQRPNPFPTMSIRDNVLAGVKLNNQKISKGEADALVERSLLGANLWNEVKDRLDKPGSGLSGGQQQRLCIARAIAVEPQVILMDEPCSALDPISTLAVEDLINELKDQYTVVIVTHNMQQAARVSDKTAFFNIAGTGKPGKLIEFAETSTIFNNPSQKATEDYVSGRFG, encoded by the coding sequence ATGTCCAAGCGCATCGACGTCAAAGACCTGAACGTGTACTACGGCAATTTCCTGGCCGTGGAAGACGTCAGCATCAACATCGAGGCCAAGTCCGTCACGGCTTTCATCGGTCCCTCGGGCTGCGGCAAGTCCACCTTCCTGCGCACGCTCAACCGCATGCACGAGGTGCTGCCCGGCGCACGCGTCGAAGGTGAGGTCCTGCTCGACGGCGACAACCTGTACGGACCCGGCGTGGACCCGGTGACCGTGCGCTCCCAGATTGGCATGGTGTTCCAGCGGCCCAACCCGTTCCCCACCATGTCCATCCGGGACAACGTCCTGGCCGGCGTGAAACTGAACAACCAGAAGATCTCCAAGGGCGAGGCCGATGCCCTGGTGGAGCGCTCTCTCCTCGGCGCCAACCTCTGGAACGAGGTAAAGGACCGCCTGGACAAGCCGGGCTCGGGACTGTCAGGCGGCCAGCAGCAGCGCCTCTGCATCGCCCGCGCCATTGCCGTGGAGCCGCAGGTGATCCTCATGGATGAGCCGTGTTCCGCCCTGGACCCGATCTCCACCCTGGCCGTTGAGGACCTCATCAACGAGCTCAAGGACCAGTACACCGTGGTGATCGTGACCCACAACATGCAGCAGGCGGCCCGCGTCTCGGACAAGACGGCGTTCTTCAACATCGCCGGCACCGGCAAGCCGGGCAAGCTCATCGAGTTCGCCGAGACCAGCACCATCTTCAACAACCCGAGCCAGAAGGCCACCGAGGACTACGTCTCCGGCCGCTTCGGATAG
- the pstS gene encoding phosphate ABC transporter substrate-binding protein PstS, translating to MKALRFGRHAAIAVIAAGALALTACGSDNATNTAPAGSSSAAGTKVTGTLTGIGSSAQGAAMDVWKTNFASANQGATVQYSPDGSGAGRKAIVDGSAQFAGSDAYLKDEELAAAKKVCGPAGAIEIPVYISPIAIAFNLPDITELKLDAPTAAKIFRGEIAKWNDPAIVALNPDAKLPDLAVTPVSRSDDSGTTKNFTEYLSAAAPDVWKDKADGIWPASLKGENAKGTSGVVKTVTDTPGAVAYADDSAVGGKLGIAQIKVGSEFVKISPEAASKAVDAGKPVEGRADTSGAIKLDRTTTEAGAYPVVLVSYHIVCSTYDKQETVDLVKAFETYVVSEEGQKAAAESAKSAPISATLAEKAVKAIETIKVKS from the coding sequence GTGAAGGCACTCCGCTTCGGCCGCCACGCGGCAATCGCTGTCATCGCCGCTGGCGCACTCGCGCTCACCGCCTGTGGTTCAGACAACGCCACGAACACCGCCCCGGCAGGCAGTTCCTCCGCCGCCGGCACCAAGGTCACCGGCACCCTGACCGGCATCGGCTCCTCCGCGCAGGGCGCGGCCATGGACGTGTGGAAGACCAACTTCGCCTCCGCGAACCAGGGCGCCACCGTGCAGTACTCCCCGGACGGCTCCGGCGCCGGGCGCAAGGCCATCGTCGACGGTTCGGCTCAGTTCGCCGGTTCCGACGCCTACCTGAAGGACGAGGAACTGGCTGCGGCCAAGAAGGTGTGCGGTCCCGCGGGTGCCATCGAGATCCCCGTCTACATCTCGCCGATCGCCATTGCCTTCAACCTGCCGGACATCACAGAGCTGAAGCTGGACGCCCCCACCGCGGCCAAGATCTTCCGTGGCGAGATTGCCAAGTGGAACGACCCCGCCATTGTGGCCCTGAACCCGGACGCCAAGCTCCCGGACCTCGCCGTCACCCCGGTGAGCCGCTCTGACGACTCCGGCACCACCAAGAACTTCACCGAGTACCTCTCCGCCGCGGCTCCCGATGTCTGGAAGGACAAGGCCGACGGCATCTGGCCTGCATCCCTCAAGGGCGAGAACGCCAAGGGCACGTCCGGCGTCGTCAAGACCGTCACCGACACCCCGGGCGCCGTGGCCTACGCCGACGACTCCGCCGTTGGCGGCAAGCTGGGCATCGCCCAGATCAAGGTCGGTTCCGAGTTCGTCAAGATCTCCCCGGAAGCTGCTTCCAAGGCAGTCGACGCCGGCAAGCCCGTTGAAGGCCGCGCCGACACCAGCGGCGCCATCAAGCTCGACCGCACCACCACCGAGGCCGGTGCCTACCCGGTGGTCCTGGTTTCCTACCACATCGTCTGCTCCACCTACGACAAGCAGGAAACCGTGGACCTGGTCAAGGCTTTCGAGACCTACGTAGTGTCCGAAGAGGGCCAGAAGGCTGCCGCCGAGTCCGCCAAGTCGGCTCCGATCTCCGCCACGCTGGCCGAGAAGGCTGTCAAGGCCATCGAAACCATCAAGGTCAAGTCTTAA